The window TGGAAGTTGGCAATCATATTGTTTCTCGAACCTTCAGCCCAACTCTTGGAGCTTATTCGACCCTTCTTGTTGTTAGTTACCGGGAGTTCTCGTGGTGAACCTTTGATTGTCTCTTGAAAGGGTTTGTGGTTAGGGACAGTATTATAGAAACTGGGAGAAGGGGATTTCAGTCTTGGTTCCCCAAGACTCTTTCTGTCTCTTAGACCAGGCTCCATTCCAATCATTATGTtgtcatcatcctcctcctccgaaTCTGGATATGGCGAATGCATCTTCAGTTTACGAGCTAATTCATAGCTCTATAAAGAGATACAAAACAGTATTAGAATACAATATTAATACCTAGTAGAATGTGACGGTAGATTATTATTCTAGTTTATTATCTCTATGGGTGTGTAATATAGAGGAAGAAAGCTTCTACAAGTTCACTTACAGGACCAGGATTAAAGCTCTTCCTCGTTCCAAGTAAATGTGGAGGGTGAGGCCGTCTTTGATTCCCAACATAGATTGGCTCTGACAAAACAGTTGATATAAAAAGCAATCAAATCCGACTGGACATGGGTAAAGGCATTCACAATCTGACACACGAAGAAGattattttagctttttctGAAGCATTTAATACTCATAACATCATTAACCAGAAGATCTAAGGTAAAGTTGAAACATTATACCATGACTCACCCTGAACAATAGCATTAGTTTGAGGCTCAAATGCACCAGGAGGAAGTGGATCAAATTGAATCCCCAGAGGTGGACCATCTGTTTGGTATTGTCTTCCTAATTGTCTCTTTACAGCTGTGATAGAAAcattctcactctctctcttcactttCAAGTATCCCGAAGGCTTATTATATCCATAGCTTCTCATGACCTGGGGATGCTGGATAACGTCATTACGCGTAACATCTCTAGAACTTTCCACATCGCGGATTCCATCTTTGCTAGAGAGAAGATTCTTATGTAATGATGAGCTACGTTCAGAAGATGTACTATCTTCACCATCAGCATTTCCCATGTAAGATCCTTCATAAAGCCTTTGACTTTCAACTTCCCTAGGCTTCGGGTTCCAATAATCCGTTTGCTTAGTGCTACCACATGAATCCTGTCGAAGCCCACTTCCACGATCCTGAATAACAACGCTTGACCTATCTTGGCTCCCGATGGTGGTCCCATCTTCTTTTACAGAACGTTTGTCTTTTAACCTTCTATGGCAGAACCAACCTGAAACTTGCTTCTCAGTTAATCCTATTTCCTCTGCCAACTTACCCTTCATTTCTTCGGTCGGATACTTATGCTCTGTAGAAAAAGCCAAATCAAACACATGTAAAGCATATATAAAACCTTGGCATATAAAGTAACATATGCAAATAACAAAGCCATAAATTACCATTGTAGAAATTCTCCAGCGTCATAACTTGGATAGGAGTCTTAAGCTTCCGTTTTTTGCTGTTTTCTGTAGAAGCTTTATCGCCATCAGCGGGTGCCTCGCCTGAATCTATCAAGAAAGAGCACAtttaaaaacataagataatcAATGGTGAAACATGGACACCTTATTTTCTCTTATGAAACAACCAAGATATGTAACGCATGAACACAACTGAATAATGCTTTGTGTTTCTAGAAATGTTGTAAGTAGTTTTGCAATTCAGGTAACAAATCTAATGCCATGGGAGCTGCATTGTAATTTAACGAACTCGGGGATCATTTAAAAACAATCCTCTCACGTAAACTCGCAGGAAACAAGAAGCAAACGattgaaagaagatgaagaaacgaAATTTACCTGAGTTCATTAGTCAAATTGAAAAATTCCCAGAGATTgaacaaaaaaacctaaaaaaaaaaaccagatttttatttttctttcttcaatcaAAATTCTGATTTTCTCAttcgaggagaagaagaagaatcgaaaaCTCATCTTTGCAGACAAGTCTCTTTAAAAACCGGACCGGTTTCAGTAAACCGGACTAAATTCTAGTAAACCGGAACGACTTGAAACgggtagagtagagtagagacgTTAGTTTGGGCCTCATAATGGGCCTAAATTGGACAAGGaagaataagagaagaagacaggcgtcgattttttttgttttgggacaGAAGCGGCCATGGCTACAGCTTCAAGGTTTCTACGGAAATTGCCGAGGTTTCTCAAGCTTTCTCCAACCCTTCTCCGTAGCAATGGCGTAAGGTATTCAAGCAATTTGGTTCAGGATTCCTTAAAGCCGTTGGATTCCTTCTGTCGAATAGGATCTCGAATCCGCCATGATTCTTTAACTACAAGAAGTTTCTCTTCTCAAGGTCCTGCTTCTGTCGATTACAGGTACTTTTAAACCTCATTTGTTGTTATCTGATTTCGTTAATTTCatgaaaatttttgaaacaaacgggaagaagaaaacagttCGGTTTTGCAGGAGGATGAGTTTCACAAATTAGCTAACTTCACTATAAATGACCTTCTTGCGAAAATTGAGGTATTTAAAATAAAGCtggagcctttttttttttaatttaattatctcTAGGGTTCCTTTGTGTTACTTGAGATTGGAGTAGCTTATACTATGTTGATACTTACATGATTCATGTTCTAGGATTATGGTGATGATGTTCAGATTGATGGTTTTGACATTGATTATGGGGTAAAGATAAACTCTTTTAAGCATTTAAGATCTTGTTCCTAGTTTAGAAATCCATGTGTGCTTATTAAAGTCAGTTGTTTTG is drawn from Camelina sativa cultivar DH55 chromosome 8, Cs, whole genome shotgun sequence and contains these coding sequences:
- the LOC104707764 gene encoding frataxin, mitochondrial, yielding MATASRFLRKLPRFLKLSPTLLRSNGVRYSSNLVQDSLKPLDSFCRIGSRIRHDSLTTRSFSSQGPASVDYSSVLQEDEFHKLANFTINDLLAKIEDYGDDVQIDGFDIDYGNEVLTLKLGSLGTYVLNKQTPNRQIWMSSPVSGPSRFDWDRDANAWIYRRTEAKLHKLLEEELENLCGEPIQLS
- the LOC104707761 gene encoding homeobox-DDT domain protein RLT1-like, which translates into the protein MNSDSGEAPADGDKASTENSKKRKLKTPIQVMTLENFYNEHKYPTEEMKGKLAEEIGLTEKQVSGWFCHRRLKDKRSVKEDGTTIGSQDRSSVVIQDRGSGLRQDSCGSTKQTDYWNPKPREVESQRLYEGSYMGNADGEDSTSSERSSSLHKNLLSSKDGIRDVESSRDVTRNDVIQHPQVMRSYGYNKPSGYLKVKRESENVSITAVKRQLGRQYQTDGPPLGIQFDPLPPGAFEPQTNAIVQEPIYVGNQRRPHPPHLLGTRKSFNPGPSYELARKLKMHSPYPDSEEEDDDNIMIGMEPGLRDRKSLGEPRLKSPSPSFYNTVPNHKPFQETIKGSPRELPVTNNKKGRISSKSWAEGSRNNMIANFHNLPGSNIETNQTHNYDKKIFNGGHKTGYLTKSSKLLPPSRSRSPDSIDRGPSSVMVGKFHGERNQTKTHREKLHSTDEPLVTKQVEDDYLQQDYAQKSSYSEILEREGQINRSDVELPSSLSGDDDETDESSSSSMD